Proteins encoded together in one Thermoplasmatales archaeon BRNA1 window:
- a CDS encoding cytidyltransferase-related domain protein has protein sequence MIASGVFDIIHPGHISYLQQAKSFGDELIVVIASDNTVRRKKHEPITPDYMRARIVENLKPVDRAIVGHDSGSIFDIVREIRPDVIVLGFDQNFDDAELKRQLEAEGLGNIEVKRATETADDLNATRRIVAKIREMGGSQ, from the coding sequence GTGATAGCCTCAGGCGTCTTCGACATCATCCACCCCGGACACATCTCCTACCTCCAGCAGGCGAAGTCCTTCGGCGACGAGCTCATCGTCGTCATCGCCAGCGACAACACCGTGAGGAGGAAGAAGCACGAGCCGATAACCCCCGACTACATGCGTGCCAGGATCGTCGAGAACCTCAAGCCCGTCGACAGGGCAATCGTGGGCCACGATTCCGGGAGCATCTTCGACATAGTCAGGGAGATCCGTCCCGACGTCATCGTCCTGGGATTCGATCAGAACTTCGACGACGCCGAGCTGAAGAGGCAGCTCGAGGCCGAGGGACTCGGAAACATAGAGGTAAAGAGGGCCACCGAGACCGCCGACGACCTCAACGCCACCAGGCGCATCGTCGCCAAGATCAGGGAGATGGGTGGTTCCCAATGA
- a CDS encoding Small-conductance mechanosensitive channel produces MKLFEKKETEAQEGAQAPPREPKQKQPRPKKERKPIVLSHELIILAIFLTFLAVMTIIGIAYDDEFFGAATDYDPGSIDNKYLDWTNQQIPHIIRSCQILFVAAILFIGLKFLQRFIGDKTSFRTAAKLMISFTRYAIFIIAILFILTAWGADTRTLLVSAGILGLIIGLGAQSLIADIIAGMFIVFDGEYKVGDVIVVNSWRGTVEEIGIRTTKIVDTGGNIKYINNSHISEVINKSQDLSLVSSTLCIPYEANLIETELKIKEYIPKIMQREPIFVEGPFYKGVEAMSASSVDLMFHALCKEEDYFPARRALNREVYIMANEIGINIPFDQLVVHMDNSERGEFSNSARTQKKADVFVKEQQEASKDIEASND; encoded by the coding sequence ATGAAACTGTTCGAGAAGAAAGAAACGGAAGCCCAGGAGGGCGCACAGGCACCTCCCAGGGAACCCAAACAGAAACAGCCCAGGCCCAAGAAGGAAAGGAAGCCGATCGTGCTCAGCCACGAGCTCATAATCCTGGCGATATTCCTGACCTTCCTGGCCGTGATGACCATCATCGGAATCGCCTACGACGACGAGTTCTTCGGAGCCGCCACCGACTACGACCCCGGGAGCATCGACAACAAGTACCTCGACTGGACCAACCAGCAGATACCCCACATCATAAGGTCCTGCCAGATCCTGTTCGTGGCTGCCATCCTGTTCATCGGCCTTAAGTTCCTCCAGAGGTTCATCGGGGACAAGACCAGCTTCAGGACCGCTGCCAAGCTGATGATCAGCTTCACCAGGTACGCGATCTTCATCATCGCCATCCTGTTCATCCTCACCGCCTGGGGAGCGGACACCCGCACCCTGCTCGTCAGCGCCGGTATCTTGGGACTCATCATCGGTCTCGGGGCCCAGAGTCTGATCGCGGACATCATAGCCGGTATGTTCATCGTCTTCGACGGCGAGTACAAGGTCGGCGACGTCATCGTGGTCAACTCCTGGAGGGGTACCGTCGAGGAGATCGGGATCCGCACCACCAAGATCGTGGACACCGGCGGTAACATCAAGTACATCAACAACAGCCACATCTCCGAGGTCATCAACAAGAGCCAGGACCTCTCCCTGGTATCGAGCACCCTGTGCATCCCCTACGAGGCCAACCTCATCGAGACCGAGCTGAAGATCAAGGAGTACATCCCCAAGATCATGCAGAGGGAGCCCATCTTCGTGGAGGGTCCCTTCTACAAGGGAGTTGAGGCCATGTCCGCCAGCTCCGTCGACCTCATGTTCCATGCGCTCTGCAAGGAAGAGGACTACTTCCCCGCCAGGAGGGCCCTGAACAGGGAAGTCTACATCATGGCAAACGAGATCGGAATCAACATCCCGTTCGACCAGCTGGTCGTCCACATGGACAACTCCGAGAGGGGGGAGTTCTCCAACAGCGCCAGGACCCAGAAGAAGGCCGATGTCTTCGTCAAGGAGCAGCAGGAAGCCTCCAAGGACATCGAAGCCTCAAACGACTGA
- a CDS encoding serine hydroxymethyltransferase: MSKEDAQFIRENVMAHNKWFEDCIPMIASENLMSPLAKEMLISDFADRYAEGLPGKRYYQGNIYVDKVETRAVELAKKVFNCDFADVRPISGTVANMSVLFAFAQPGDTITCSALDQGAHISTCEFGAFGQRGVKSVNYPWRIEDMNLDIDGTAKLIKQVKPKVAQFGLSVFLFPPPIKELEDTFNEVGCLVWEDCAHVLGLIAGGQFQKPFEDGVNLVSASTHKTFPGPNHGIVLGNNLTEEQVKKMQHAIFPGVTSSHHLHAMAALAITLAEMDVFGKEYAAQACKNARALGQALYERGIPVLCENLGFTRSHAIALDVTQFGKGKQCAKDLEDANIICNKNMLPTDTSSVNPSGLRLGVQEMTRLGMKEKEMVDVAEFIARVVVKKEDPAAVKKDVAEFKHGFDKIQFCFNAGEPAYEYRKLVD; the protein is encoded by the coding sequence ATGTCAAAAGAGGACGCCCAATTCATCAGAGAGAACGTGATGGCCCACAACAAGTGGTTCGAAGACTGCATCCCCATGATCGCATCCGAGAACCTCATGAGCCCTCTCGCCAAGGAAATGCTCATCTCCGACTTCGCCGACAGGTACGCCGAGGGACTGCCCGGAAAGAGGTACTACCAGGGCAACATCTACGTCGACAAGGTCGAGACCAGGGCCGTCGAGCTCGCCAAGAAGGTCTTCAACTGCGACTTCGCCGACGTCCGCCCCATCTCGGGAACCGTCGCCAACATGTCCGTCCTTTTCGCCTTCGCACAGCCCGGCGACACCATCACCTGCTCCGCCCTGGACCAGGGTGCGCACATCTCCACCTGCGAGTTCGGTGCGTTCGGACAGAGGGGAGTCAAGAGCGTCAACTACCCGTGGAGGATCGAGGACATGAACCTCGACATCGACGGAACCGCCAAGCTCATCAAGCAGGTCAAGCCCAAGGTCGCACAGTTCGGACTCTCCGTGTTCCTCTTCCCCCCGCCGATCAAGGAGCTGGAGGACACCTTCAACGAGGTCGGATGCCTCGTTTGGGAGGACTGCGCGCACGTCCTCGGTCTCATCGCCGGAGGACAGTTCCAGAAACCCTTCGAGGACGGTGTCAACCTCGTCTCCGCATCCACCCACAAGACCTTCCCCGGACCCAACCACGGTATCGTCCTCGGGAACAACCTCACCGAGGAGCAGGTCAAGAAGATGCAGCACGCCATCTTCCCCGGAGTCACCTCCTCGCACCACCTGCACGCCATGGCCGCCCTCGCGATCACCCTCGCCGAGATGGACGTCTTCGGCAAGGAGTACGCCGCGCAGGCATGCAAGAACGCCCGCGCCCTCGGACAGGCCCTGTACGAGAGGGGAATCCCCGTCCTCTGCGAGAACCTCGGATTCACCCGCTCCCACGCCATCGCCCTGGACGTCACCCAGTTCGGAAAGGGCAAGCAGTGCGCGAAGGACCTGGAGGATGCCAACATCATCTGCAACAAGAACATGCTCCCCACCGACACCAGCTCGGTCAACCCCTCCGGCCTCAGGCTCGGAGTCCAGGAGATGACCCGCCTCGGCATGAAGGAGAAGGAGATGGTCGATGTCGCCGAGTTCATCGCCCGCGTCGTCGTGAAGAAGGAGGACCCCGCCGCCGTCAAGAAGGACGTCGCGGAGTTCAAGCACGGCTTCGACAAGATCCAGTTCTGCTTCAACGCCGGCGAGCCCGCCTACGAGTACAGGAAGCTCGTCGACTAA
- a CDS encoding 6,7-dimethyl-8-ribityllumazine synthase: protein MRIGGRKMKAYKIGAVLAEFNYEVTMLMMERAKAEAEFLGVEITKTIKVPGVFDMPLAIKKLLECKDIDAVITLGAVITGATKHDEVIMAQASRQIMDLALSYDKPVAFGVNGPGMTELEAVDRIEKGRDAVDSVVKLLQRLDKV from the coding sequence GTGAGAATCGGAGGAAGGAAAATGAAAGCATACAAGATCGGAGCCGTTCTGGCAGAGTTCAACTACGAGGTCACCATGCTCATGATGGAGAGGGCGAAGGCCGAGGCCGAGTTCCTCGGGGTCGAGATCACCAAGACCATCAAGGTCCCCGGGGTCTTCGACATGCCCCTGGCCATCAAGAAACTCCTCGAGTGCAAGGACATCGACGCCGTCATCACCCTCGGCGCCGTCATCACCGGAGCCACCAAGCACGACGAGGTCATCATGGCGCAGGCATCCCGTCAGATCATGGATCTGGCACTTTCCTATGACAAGCCCGTCGCATTCGGAGTCAACGGACCCGGGATGACCGAGCTCGAGGCGGTCGACAGGATCGAGAAGGGACGCGACGCGGTGGATTCCGTCGTCAAGCTCCTCCAGAGACTGGACAAGGTCTGA
- a CDS encoding Formate/nitrite family of transporters, which translates to MDASHYSKCLLRAILAGMAIGMGGCVFMALVNTDYRWVGAVLFSIGLFAVFTFGFDLYTGKVGYAVENPPSYIVDLVVIILGNFVGALITGYMIPMSDASVVSIVDARLTDDIDFFRVFCKGVFCGILMFIAADYYKTRKQYLATFICVPVFILAGFEHSIADMFYFCSAQAFTFDALLFILVVILGNAVGGILIPLCRKYMYEDAPAKSGN; encoded by the coding sequence ATGGACGCGTCCCACTATTCCAAGTGCCTCCTCAGGGCGATACTCGCGGGTATGGCCATAGGCATGGGCGGATGCGTGTTCATGGCCCTCGTGAACACCGACTACAGATGGGTCGGGGCGGTTCTCTTCTCCATCGGACTGTTCGCCGTGTTCACCTTCGGGTTCGACCTCTACACCGGGAAGGTGGGGTATGCGGTGGAGAACCCCCCGTCGTACATCGTGGATCTCGTCGTGATAATCCTCGGTAACTTCGTCGGGGCGCTTATCACCGGATACATGATCCCCATGTCGGACGCATCCGTAGTCTCCATCGTGGATGCCAGACTAACCGACGACATCGACTTCTTCCGCGTGTTCTGCAAGGGTGTGTTCTGCGGCATCCTGATGTTCATCGCAGCCGATTACTACAAGACCAGGAAGCAGTACCTGGCCACATTCATCTGTGTCCCGGTCTTCATCCTGGCGGGATTCGAGCACTCCATCGCGGACATGTTCTACTTCTGCTCCGCGCAGGCCTTCACCTTCGACGCGCTGCTGTTCATCCTCGTCGTGATCCTCGGGAACGCGGTTGGAGGCATCTTGATCCCCCTGTGCAGGAAGTACATGTACGAGGACGCCCCTGCCAAGTCCGGGAACTGA
- a CDS encoding riboflavin synthase alpha chain: MKTIGIADTTFARYDMGKAAMDELERTGTGFRFIRVTVPGMKDLPVACKKLIEEQHCDIVMALGMPGPMQKDKMCAHEASMGLQHAMLMTNTHIIEVFVHEDEAKDDKELAWLADRRAREHAVNVYDMLFRPERLTAMAGTGQREGFEDKGPVHK; this comes from the coding sequence ATGAAGACCATCGGAATCGCGGACACCACCTTCGCCAGGTACGACATGGGGAAGGCGGCGATGGACGAACTGGAGCGCACCGGCACCGGGTTCCGTTTCATCAGGGTGACGGTGCCCGGCATGAAGGATCTCCCCGTCGCCTGCAAGAAGCTCATCGAGGAGCAGCACTGCGACATCGTCATGGCCCTGGGAATGCCCGGACCCATGCAGAAGGACAAGATGTGCGCGCACGAGGCCAGCATGGGCCTCCAGCACGCCATGCTCATGACCAACACCCACATCATCGAGGTTTTCGTCCACGAGGACGAGGCCAAGGACGACAAGGAGCTGGCATGGCTGGCGGACAGGCGTGCCAGGGAGCACGCGGTTAACGTTTACGACATGCTCTTCCGCCCCGAGAGGCTGACCGCCATGGCCGGCACCGGGCAGAGGGAGGGCTTTGAGGACAAAGGTCCCGTTCACAAGTGA
- a CDS encoding L-alanine aminotransferase apoenzyme produces the protein MQKKIKASRRSMGMNYAIREITVPAAAAAARGMKMYNFNIGDPNKWDFETPEYFKETLRQAVDNTDNGYGDSQGNLDLRESIVDREFEKNGIRIDTKDVYVTAGVSECINFMMGAMIEPGDEVLVPGPGYPNYEQYINFYEGKCVPYRMIEEEDWAPDVDMIRDRITNRTKAIVVINPNNPTGAVYTEKDLRAIGDIAAEYDIPVISDEIYDKIVFDGKFFSMSRLPDDIPRVILNGFSKVNLMPGWRQGYCYFMDRNGLMDEIREGMMRQFRARICANVPCQEAARVSLQGPQDYIVEMNRKLKERAEYTYKRFNEIPGLSSNKPHGALYAFPKVDLGKVWKNDKEFVLDLLDTTGVVMVQGSGFCQEFGQSHFRSILLPPMDVLEEAYGLLEKFMVKRLG, from the coding sequence ATGCAGAAGAAGATCAAGGCATCTAGGCGCTCGATGGGTATGAACTACGCGATCCGTGAGATCACCGTTCCCGCCGCAGCAGCCGCCGCGCGTGGCATGAAGATGTACAACTTCAACATCGGGGACCCCAACAAGTGGGATTTCGAGACCCCGGAGTACTTCAAGGAGACCCTGAGGCAGGCCGTCGACAACACCGACAACGGCTACGGAGACTCCCAGGGCAACCTCGACCTAAGGGAGTCCATCGTGGACAGGGAGTTCGAGAAGAACGGGATCCGCATCGACACCAAGGACGTCTACGTGACCGCAGGGGTAAGCGAGTGCATCAACTTCATGATGGGCGCCATGATCGAGCCCGGCGACGAGGTCCTCGTGCCCGGACCCGGATACCCCAACTACGAGCAGTACATCAACTTCTACGAGGGGAAGTGCGTCCCCTACAGGATGATCGAGGAGGAGGACTGGGCCCCCGACGTGGACATGATCCGCGACAGGATCACCAACAGGACAAAGGCCATCGTCGTCATCAACCCCAACAACCCCACCGGCGCAGTTTACACCGAGAAGGACCTCAGGGCCATCGGCGACATCGCGGCGGAGTACGACATCCCCGTGATCTCCGACGAGATCTACGACAAGATCGTCTTCGACGGGAAGTTCTTCTCGATGTCCAGGCTCCCCGACGACATCCCCCGCGTTATCCTCAACGGATTCTCCAAGGTCAACCTCATGCCCGGATGGAGGCAGGGCTACTGCTACTTCATGGACAGGAACGGTCTGATGGACGAGATCCGTGAGGGCATGATGAGGCAGTTCCGCGCGAGGATCTGCGCCAACGTCCCCTGCCAGGAGGCCGCGAGGGTCTCACTGCAGGGTCCCCAGGACTACATCGTCGAGATGAACAGGAAGCTCAAGGAGAGGGCGGAGTACACCTACAAGAGGTTCAACGAGATTCCCGGCCTGAGCTCCAACAAGCCCCACGGCGCGCTGTACGCGTTCCCCAAGGTCGATCTCGGGAAGGTATGGAAGAACGACAAGGAGTTCGTACTGGATCTCCTCGACACCACCGGCGTGGTCATGGTCCAGGGATCGGGCTTCTGCCAGGAGTTCGGCCAGAGCCACTTCAGGAGCATCCTCCTGCCCCCGATGGACGTCCTCGAGGAAGCCTATGGCCTCCTCGAGAAGTTCATGGTCAAGCGCCTCGGATGA
- a CDS encoding Nucleotidyltransferase/DNA polymerase involved in DNA repair gives MGQIIIHVDMDAFYASVEIRDNPSLRGRPLIIGSMPDERGVVSTCSYEAREFGVRSGMNIKEAYRLCPDGVYKHPDFYKYMEVSRKLHEIWDPYASSSEPVALDDTYLDVTETAGTFEKAREIARLIKERTFKEMGLTCSVGLAYSKAAAKIASEEMKPDGYFEILTPGEYVDLISSRDVRVLFSVGPKTAERLNSIDIFTVGDLRERADDVESLLGAHGRFLADLASGIDDRKVEAYDPREAKSVSREMTFQKDVSDTRLIADVMLLLAMSVEERARRHGLHGTGVSIKVTFSDMKSITRSRTVPSCETAVEIHSEAVKLLDGVKKRPVRLIGVGIFNLSEKRVRQSTLDDLGDSEEGNGLREKLKRMHSRYRFDFVKHMDKIYRVDSLHGIVEHMRIQSVRRRQSVKVVAVPEEHGVSRRITYMA, from the coding sequence ATGGGACAGATCATCATACATGTGGATATGGATGCTTTCTATGCGTCCGTGGAGATCCGCGACAATCCCTCCCTGAGAGGCAGGCCCCTGATCATCGGTTCCATGCCCGACGAGAGGGGAGTGGTCTCCACCTGCAGCTATGAGGCGAGGGAGTTCGGGGTACGTTCGGGCATGAACATCAAGGAGGCCTACCGTCTCTGTCCCGACGGGGTGTACAAGCACCCGGATTTCTACAAGTACATGGAGGTCTCCCGGAAGCTTCACGAGATATGGGACCCGTATGCATCCTCATCGGAACCGGTGGCTCTCGACGATACGTATCTCGACGTAACCGAGACCGCTGGCACTTTTGAGAAGGCGAGGGAGATCGCCCGCCTGATCAAGGAGAGGACGTTCAAGGAGATGGGCCTAACCTGCTCGGTGGGATTGGCTTATTCGAAGGCTGCCGCCAAAATCGCGAGCGAGGAGATGAAGCCCGACGGGTACTTCGAGATCCTCACTCCCGGGGAGTATGTGGATCTAATCTCCAGCCGCGATGTGAGGGTGCTCTTCTCGGTGGGCCCCAAGACCGCGGAGAGGCTGAACTCGATCGATATTTTCACCGTCGGCGACCTCAGAGAGAGGGCGGATGATGTGGAATCGCTCCTGGGGGCCCACGGCAGGTTCCTCGCGGACCTGGCTTCCGGGATCGATGACAGGAAGGTCGAGGCCTACGATCCGCGCGAGGCCAAATCCGTCAGCCGCGAGATGACCTTCCAGAAGGACGTGTCCGATACCCGTCTCATCGCCGATGTCATGCTCCTCCTGGCCATGAGTGTCGAGGAACGTGCCAGACGTCACGGATTGCATGGCACGGGAGTGTCCATTAAGGTCACATTCTCCGATATGAAGAGCATCACCCGCTCCAGGACGGTCCCCTCCTGCGAGACCGCGGTCGAGATACATTCGGAAGCCGTTAAACTCCTGGATGGGGTGAAGAAGAGGCCGGTGAGGCTGATAGGTGTGGGGATCTTCAACCTCTCTGAGAAGAGGGTCCGCCAGTCCACATTGGACGACCTCGGGGACTCGGAGGAAGGGAACGGACTCCGGGAGAAACTCAAGAGGATGCATTCCCGCTACCGCTTTGATTTCGTGAAGCATATGGATAAGATCTACAGGGTGGACAGTCTCCACGGCATCGTGGAACACATGAGGATCCAGAGTGTCCGCAGGAGACAATCGGTAAAAGTTGTTGCCGTGCCCGAAGAACACGGAGTTAGCCGACGAATTACTTACATGGCTTGA
- a CDS encoding 3,4-dihydroxy-2-butanone 4-phosphate synthase gives MGMQEALEAIRNGKVILIYDFDDREKESDMTAASEFVTYETVRQMRKDAGGLLCTTTPYRVAKAVGLPYLSDVFWDAREKYPVLGLMAPTDIPYDNTKSSFGVTINHRETYTGIPDRDRALTISEFAKTIFQDKPAGEIAKDLGRDFRAPGHVHLLTSSEHILSNRHGHTELASAMMYMAGVKPSATICEMMGDDGNSERKENCIEYSEKNGIPFVTGDEVIAAWAEFKKEHPELDV, from the coding sequence ATGGGCATGCAAGAGGCACTCGAGGCCATCCGCAACGGTAAGGTCATTCTCATCTACGACTTCGACGACAGGGAGAAGGAGAGCGACATGACCGCCGCCTCCGAGTTCGTCACCTACGAGACCGTCAGGCAGATGAGGAAGGACGCAGGGGGACTGCTCTGCACCACCACCCCCTACCGCGTCGCCAAGGCCGTCGGGCTCCCCTACCTCTCGGACGTCTTCTGGGACGCGAGGGAGAAGTATCCCGTCCTCGGGCTCATGGCACCCACCGACATCCCCTACGACAACACCAAGTCGTCCTTCGGGGTCACGATCAACCACCGCGAGACGTACACCGGCATCCCCGACAGGGACCGCGCCCTCACCATCTCCGAGTTCGCCAAGACCATCTTCCAGGACAAGCCCGCCGGGGAGATCGCCAAGGACCTCGGAAGGGACTTCAGGGCACCCGGACATGTACACCTCCTGACCTCCAGCGAGCATATCCTCTCCAACAGGCACGGGCACACCGAGCTCGCCAGCGCCATGATGTACATGGCGGGGGTGAAGCCCTCCGCGACCATCTGCGAGATGATGGGCGACGACGGCAACTCCGAGAGGAAGGAGAACTGCATCGAATACTCCGAGAAGAACGGCATCCCCTTCGTCACCGGCGACGAGGTCATCGCCGCATGGGCGGAGTTCAAGAAGGAACATCCAGAACTGGACGTGTGA